The following are from one region of the Geothermobacter ehrlichii genome:
- a CDS encoding OmpH family outer membrane protein, with amino-acid sequence MKRCVLLLALLGMVFLGVNGMAADLKIGYVDLQKVLNESDAGKAAKQKIGEKVKEYEIQIQARQKELQAAKEELEKQALLLSDEARSKKEREYQQKLKELQRFTKDVREDLQMRDSDATKKILAEILKIVSSYGEEQGYTLILEKNESSLIYASDKIDLTDAILERYNQSRKK; translated from the coding sequence ATGAAAAGATGTGTACTGCTGTTGGCGCTTCTGGGCATGGTTTTTCTGGGGGTGAACGGAATGGCGGCCGACCTCAAGATCGGCTATGTCGATCTGCAGAAAGTTCTCAACGAGTCCGATGCCGGCAAGGCTGCCAAGCAGAAGATCGGTGAAAAGGTCAAGGAATACGAAATCCAGATCCAGGCCAGGCAGAAGGAGCTGCAGGCCGCCAAGGAGGAACTCGAGAAACAGGCTCTTCTGCTGTCGGACGAGGCGCGTTCCAAGAAGGAACGGGAATATCAGCAGAAGCTGAAGGAGCTGCAGCGCTTCACCAAGGATGTGAGGGAAGATCTGCAGATGCGGGATTCGGATGCTACCAAGAAGATTCTGGCCGAGATTCTGAAGATCGTTTCCAGTTATGGCGAAGAGCAGGGGTACACCCTCATCCTGGAAAAGAATGAGAGCTCCCTGATCTATGCCAGTGACAAGATCGATCTGACCGACGCCATTCTCGAGCGCTACAACCAGAGCAGAAAAAAGTAG